From the Candidatus Zixiibacteriota bacterium genome, one window contains:
- a CDS encoding ABC transporter permease — protein sequence MKFRRLWAVVFKEFLQISRDTRILVMAFAVPVGMLVLFGYAVTLDINNLPLGVYDQDNSQESRGLVSSLMRSGYFSVESYADSYQGLLNLIEKGKIKIALVIPYDFSKKIKSGEKVEVQTILDGSDANTATIGAGYLTGALQLYSLKLTQIEINPPIDGRIRIWYNEELKSKNYIIPGLIAVIMMIIGTLLTSLVIAREWERGTMEQLIATPIQSSELIFGKLVPYFAIGMIDLLLAVLLGRIIFKVPFRGSFLLMFLVSCIFLAGALGIGMFISILTKSQQLAYQMALLTSFLPGYILSGFIFPIFNMPLFLRIITHIVPARYYIKILQGIFLKGNGFPSLIPEILLLSIFALIMLSIANLIFKKRLPD from the coding sequence TTCAGATCTCCCGGGATACCCGGATTCTGGTCATGGCTTTTGCAGTTCCGGTGGGGATGCTGGTCCTCTTTGGCTATGCAGTGACTCTGGATATCAATAATCTTCCTTTAGGGGTCTATGATCAGGATAATTCTCAGGAAAGCAGGGGGCTGGTTTCCAGTTTGATGCGATCAGGTTATTTTTCGGTGGAAAGTTATGCTGATAGCTACCAGGGACTATTGAATCTAATAGAAAAAGGAAAGATTAAAATTGCCCTGGTTATCCCATACGACTTTTCCAAAAAAATAAAATCAGGGGAAAAGGTGGAGGTCCAGACCATACTGGATGGAAGCGACGCCAATACTGCCACTATCGGAGCAGGATATCTAACCGGAGCACTTCAGCTTTACTCTCTCAAGCTCACCCAGATAGAAATCAATCCTCCAATCGACGGAAGGATTAGGATCTGGTATAACGAGGAGCTTAAGAGCAAAAACTACATTATCCCAGGGCTGATTGCAGTCATTATGATGATCATAGGAACCTTGCTCACCTCCCTGGTTATCGCCAGGGAATGGGAAAGAGGGACTATGGAACAGTTAATCGCCACGCCCATTCAGTCCTCAGAGCTGATCTTTGGCAAGCTGGTTCCCTATTTTGCGATCGGGATGATCGATTTATTGTTGGCCGTTCTTCTGGGCAGGATTATCTTTAAGGTTCCTTTTAGAGGAAGTTTTCTTTTGATGTTTTTAGTCTCATGTATATTCCTTGCTGGAGCTCTGGGCATCGGAATGTTCATCTCGATTCTAACCAAATCCCAGCAATTAGCCTACCAGATGGCTTTGCTAACCTCCTTTTTACCAGGCTATATCCTTTCAGGTTTTATTTTCCCCATTTTCAATATGCCTCTCTTTTTGAGGATTATCACCCATATTGTGCCAGCCAGGTATTATATAAAGATCCTTCAGGGGATTTTCCTGAAAGGGAACGGCTTTCCCTCCTTGATACCCGAGATTTTGCTTTTGTCCATCTTCGCTTTGATAATGCTAAGCATAGCTAATCTGATTTTTAAGAAAAGGTTGCCGGACTGA